In the Arachis stenosperma cultivar V10309 chromosome 8, arast.V10309.gnm1.PFL2, whole genome shotgun sequence genome, GGAAATTAAAGCTGTTATGACTGGAGCACACTAGCCGCAATATGTAGGCTCAATTCATAAAATTtggttcataaattaaattcttttaacGTTCgatattttacaaaataaagGGTAAATTAAACTACTAAATGTTACCTGAAAATTTTTCAAACGTagtaataataatcaaatattaaatctttttaaaaaaattttaaagatcaaaTTTTAGTACTTCTTTATACAAGTATTATTAGAAAGTATAGGTATTTTCATCCCTAATATTTGGTAATTTTATGTCAAATaccaacaattttttttaaaaataaaaaaagtctagagataaatttttgtttcgatttttttttgtatgcaccttataaataattatccaaatattcttacaaaaatttaaataaatacacaaattatttgttaaatataaaatttatttgaaacttaaaaaaatataatatttttatctttgtcATTTTTAAAACTCATTTAGAggtttatttttcatttatatCTTTTAAGGTTATTAGTATTAATAgtataaacttttaaatattattttaataattcacccataaataaataaaataactataGAATTATAAGCCCTTTAAATTATTCAACTATATATATTGACCCCACTACAAAAAATACCGTTATAATCGATGGTTAGACTGtcgataatattaaaaatcGACGGTAAAATTGACAGCGGATGAGGTTGCTATTAAAATTGTcgatttttttcaaaattctaataaaatcgACGGCTTATCAGGCCATCAATAATAATTCATTAAAATCGACAATCTTTCCATCTATAATATGAGTTTGAGAATTTTACTTGCTTAATAAAATCGACAGTTTTATCGTTGATATTATTATACAAAATCGACAATGTAAATATTTGATTCATTAAAATCGACAAAAGAGCCGtcgatttaattattaaaataccGACAAGTTcgttatctatattttgttttcttttgtcaattttaaaattaaaaagcgACAACTTTATCGTCGATTTTAATAGccacatttttttaattattttttctatttgaaaaatagtagacaattaatgcaaataaacttttaaatatagaaataaaatttatacaaaatattagataataaaacaaataaacttttaaatataatttatattaaatatcagataataaatttacaaacttatcaaaataataaataatcctCAAACATAAAAACTCAAGACAAGATAAATAACTAAACTTATTAAATTCGGCATTACTAATGTTGGTTGCAAGAAGGATCATTTGGGGTATCTTCAACATATAACCATTCTGTTTCCAATCTAGTTGCCAGATATTGAAAATTCCATGCTCTCTCGAAAACCATGAATCCTTCTCAACGAAAACAATATCAGGCTGAAATAATCTGCTACATCCAATTGTTTAAACTTCAATAAATATACTCAATTACACAACATAGAAGATAGTAAACaaccaaaaaaaattgaagCTTACCCTGAAGTTAAAGAACCATTCTTCTCACATAACGAAACAGCCTTTTTAATGTGGTTTGCAACTTTAACTTGAATACCAAGTCTCGTCAAATAGTATCCTGTGACAGCAGCTCTAACAGGTTTTCCATCAACTACTATAGCTTTAAGCCCTCTAAAACTAGAAGGAAGATCTTCCATGTTTAGCTTCTTCacatatatttttgaatttaatccCAATTCCAGTGTCCTTCACACACACCATTAAAATAATTTGCTCATAGTATTCACTTAAGGCCACCTTCTTCACCAAAGCATCAAACAAAAATTCCTCATTAGCAATTAGATGCTTGAAATTATTCCCAATTTTCCATTCATCAGCAACTTCACACCCACTCAGAGTTTTCGAATTACAACCCCCGGACATATACCCAACAACTTCATCTGTTTCTCTATTTTTATAAGTCTCGCATGTTCTATTCATTGTGGGCTTTCTATTTTTTGCTAGATAAACTTTCACAAATATATGTTCTCGCCCAGTGAACTACAAGAAATTTATACTTGTCAACCACTAGCTTGTAAAGAAATTAATACAACATGCATATTAATAATACAAAGAAATGTGTTTGCGCTTTTTAAAACAATCCACATTATCTCAATCATTAATCATATATCAACAATActtcatcattttcaattaatcattattattatagttCTCTTTTATAAAGGAGTGTTAGGAAATCAGCAATTTTTGAGATTTGTAGCCATCAAATAGCCATCAATGAAGATTTTAATGGTGTAAGATTaatgtgagatttcatccaatgactCACTTTTCtttgctggttacatgctggccaaaatttaaaaaagttgCTGGTCCCCTAAACTTTTCCCTCTTTCATATCATAACCAACACATTCACATTTTCTCAATTAGAACTCCATCCTCCATAACCCCATCCACTACCACTTAACGTCTCCTATAGGTTCACTCTTTTCTCGCGTACGCATGTCCCCTATTTTCATCAAAATGGCTAAGTTGCagaaaaattaaatcatatttttgTACCAAACTCCAAACGggcataacttttttgttttaaatgatTTTCATCCGTTCTTCAAACAACATAAAATTTACGGACCCAATATTCGTTAGAAACAAATTTGACAAAATTTAAAGGTTCGAATGCCGAATTATGACTCATCGAAATTGGTTAAAAATCAAGTTTTTACCAAAAACACCACAATTTCTATGCTTTCCAAACTCTAAATCCTATAGTATAAGTTTATAACTAAAACAACCACGCAATCATAATTTATCTGTTTTCCAACTATTTCTCATCATCCATACCTATAATCTCATCAATATACAATACAATTTTCAATCCAAATTACAAACATTATTCATCAATTTCATCATCATAAGTTACTATCATTATTAACCACCACCATCATCAACAATTCTCATCAATATCAATACTCAACACACCTTTATCACAAATTCAATAATTCACACAAAATTTACTAAACCTTAGCAATTCCATTTATTAGTTCAACTTAATTTATAgtcaactagcctaagttttcacgcaacattatatattacttacaagaaaccaaaaccataccttcgcCTATTCCTCCCTAATGCTCAGACACCACAATTTCACCGTTCCTCAAACTCCAACGCTTCAACTCCTCACCAAACACGAACTCCCAACCACCACATTCAAACTCAAGTTTTTCAACACCACCAATTTAATCCAAAGACTCACAATTTAATATCTAATACCAACAATATTACTCAAAATCAACTTAGGATTTATAGTTATTAATAATTCACAAGAGTTAGAGGTTTCTCACCTTACTAATGAAAATTTGGGACAAGACCCAGCAAGTCTACAAAACTAGTTTGATCCTAAACACTAAAATTCAACAAAATCTCAACACATTTGCttaagattttcgaaaatgaggGAATGAGCAGCTGGGTAAAAAATTGAGATTTACCTACCAAATTGTTCGGTGAATTTTGTAGAGCTCGACACGGTGATAGCGTGACTACAAGCGATGTCTCGATCGAAACTTCGAATGAAAGTTATGGCGAATTGAAATTTGACAAGAGTTTGAGTTAGGTTTTTCCTCTGAAACTCTCATCCTCAACGTGTTTCACTTAGTATTTGGGAAAAAAGATGAAAATCTTAGTTTTTATTAAGGTTTTGAAAATCGGACCGGACCGGTCGGTTCGACCGGTTTAACCGCGAACCGGCGACGCAAACGGTCTGGTCCTCCTGTAGAAACCGTCCTGGGAAGAACTGCCAAAGAATCGGCGAACCGGTGACCGGCCGGTTCTACATAAACGAcgttgttttattattttttttttaaaaaaaaaccctaaacccGACCCGACCAGTGGAGCACCCTGCACCCCACCCCCCTTTCTTCCCCCGAACCCATTCACTCATGATTCAGCTGATTCTGAATCATATTCATCTCACAGTGAGAGAACAGAGAAGAGTGAACCCTAGCCGCCCAAATCCTAACCTGCCACCGCGCCCTCCTTCGTCGCCGCGGTAACCGGTCATCAGCGCGACTGCCGTCGCCTGGTTGTCAGCCCAAGTAACCCAATttgaacttaaaaaatatatttgaaaaaaatgttCGTAAAAACATTAACCAAATTTGCCCGATGTAGAGGCAATCAAGAACGCTGCATAAGTAAATATATAACCTACAGAAAAGTGGGCTAATGCGTCCATAATGACTAGGATGGATATCTCGTATCCGAAAACTAGCAGTTCGCCCCGTCACCCCTCCGGGGCCCAAATAATTAGCTAAACATTTTATCCGAACAAATATAAATCCGGAATGGATGGTTTTATGTCTCTTACCAGTTCTTCCCCCCGAATTTGGAATAGAGAAATGTATATTAAATGCACCTATAATGGTGTTCAATTATCCGAAACAGAATTTCCAAAAAAGTGGCTACATTCTCATTATGAGAAAGGGGTCATTCGAGCGTATCTAAATAGATACTATGTTTACATATAATAGATCCCTGGATGTAGATGATGATATCTATACAGATGGATCTTATATATATCAAAGTAAAGAAATGGTTAATATATTCAagataattatgtatttataaaaTACTGTCTCAATTCATCCTATTTCATCAGATCCGGGATGGGATTTATTTCACTCAGGATTGGGTTTCTCTACCAGGTGTTCTTCCCGTTGCTTCAGGGGGTATTCACGTTTGGCAACCCTCTTTCTTCGCCTGGTTCCCTGCCCAGTAGCCCTCCATCTGCGTCGTCTTCATCTTCTCAACACCAGCAGGCAGTAGCCCGTCTCATCGTCGCGCGGTCCTCAACAGTCAACACCAGTAGCCCTCCGTCGACCCCAGGTGAGTGACTCGTCCTCTGCTCATCTTCTTTGTTCTTCGCCTCTGTGAACTTCCTCTGTGAAATTGATACTGTAACATCCCTTCCAGCAAAATACCTTGCTTAAGTCAGGGTATTTCCACTAGAAAGAACATTACGTAACCTTCTCTAGTATTAACTACTTAATTATCAAGCCTTTGTATCGAGTTCGCGTTTTAGTTTTTAGaaaattccagaaaattttgtttttgttctttaaaGACATATATCAAAGGTCTCCAACAAACAATAATCacataaatattattgataataattcttgtacaaaagaaaccaaataaaactcaaaaacaatATACCAAACCTACCCCTCTATATGAAATAAAATCTCAAGGGACAATCAGCGAGGGGACTCTACCAGACCAATtaaaacaataaagaaaacctaCTAATCGCTCGCAGCTTCAAATTGCGTCTTCAAAcatgtgtcactgaaagggtggaaaatTTGGGGGTGAGAACCAAACCACATGTTCTCAGTAGAGGTCGAGAATGCCgtgaaagtaaagaataaaacgcaaatagttaatttcattcagagacatccaaaagaaaattaacctTCTTTAAAAGTGTTAGTTAATTATTCAAAATGCCAGACCcatattttctttataaaacTCTTAAAAGTTTCCTAGACTGTATGAATGATTAATTTGctccaagcataggttcattaagtctatgctgaaccagcttaatctttcatactttactaaacTTCAAACACAAACCAATCACGGCCTCAGGCCTAAGCAATTCAATCAACATCCAATTCACCACAACCAGTCAATCAGTTACAACCACAAGTAATGaggttcaaacacaatcaagagcAATTACATCAAGTATAGCAATTAGCAGTTAAACAGAATTATTCACTtaggcaaaccaattacaatatacacacccaaacaatgtcacatagatgcatatgatgaatgtctagtcctagtgcaggccatgagctcatgtgtcggttagcacctgcatttccgacatttatccggtcacgagttcacgatttcccggatacgattttccgttcaaataaatgcgcatataatTATTAGCAGCTCTATTGAGACAGCTTCTACTTTCTACTCGCAGGAAATATACTCTTGGGAACGGAAAATtactcttgggttgcctcagggcaacaatatctcttgggttgcattaagcaacaaataaataaataatatctcttgggttgcattgagcaacaaatatatatataatatctcttAGGTTGCATTAAGCAACAAATAAGCAAacaatatctcttgggttgcctcaagcaacaaacagacatctcttgggttgcttcaagcaacaaacaaataaataaatatctcttgggttgcttcAAGCAACAGATAATCATACAATAAGTACGTtactctttcctttttctttcataattGCAAATACGCAAGCGGGACAAGACCCACGCCCTTGCCAACAATCTCATATACCAAATAATCTTTTCTTAAAAGAATCATTGAAgttattatcattaaataaaccttaaatattgattttgattaagtccttatacttttataaaaattcggACATAATCTCTTTTAAAAATAGGACTTAGCCACCCTTACGGGTCCCAACCAAACAATTTACCAAACTCTTTTCAACCCTTCCAATATTAATTCAATTCAGAAACAAGCAAATTCCGACATTGAATCAGCCATATAATGCTAAggttcatctttaattttatgaacTCATAACTCTCACTCAAGCATTCTCAACACCTTATCCTCTTTTCTGGTTTTAATATAGCAAACGAACTCGGAATTGCGCAAACTTTATGTCCAGGTGTTCGTCTTGaaataagctttctaacaaactAAAGATCATAATTTTCTGGTTTCTCTAGCCTTAGGAATAAAGGAAAAACCGAGACTGCTCTGCAGTGCGTAAAACCAGAAAAACAGCAGTAGCATGtgacattcaaaattcaatataaaatccaaGTTAAATCCAATGACTTTGAAAATTAACACAGTTCAACTACATCCATCCAAGTTTCTTTTCCAATTGGTTTCAGGTCAATATCATTTTTGATGAAGAAGTTATATAACCTAGAAGTTGACTAATTTTCTGCAGAATTCTGCTTTAAAAGTTAATGAAATTATCTTCTTCCAAGTCCCATAACTTATTCATTAAAACATGGATAGCCCTGAAATTTAAGTCACATATGCTAAACATACTTAATTTTCACCTCCAATTGGTTGCATCTCAATATCTATCCAGGATCAAAAGTTATAAATTCTCAAAGTTACTGATTTAAGAAAACAGAATCTGGTTTTTTCTGCATAATGCGTCatctttcaaaaattcatatctTTAAAACTACAAGTCCAATTGTTCTGAAATTTTACGGCATTAAAATAATAGGAAtaaagttttatttaaaattagtttcgcttcaaaattcaatttagaACATTCATAGCAGAGCTAACAAGTTACCACTGTTCCAAAAATTCTGCAGTAAAAATCAGATCCCACAACCATTATTCAAAAATTCACCATAAATCTTATATTTAATGAAAAGATCTCAAACTCTCCAATTCAGTCCCAGTTATTCCCAAGTTTAACCAGGACTTGGTTCAACGCAATTCCGATCATCACAGACTTAGTTACAGTCTTTCAAAGTTACTGTTTTCACTTAAAGGTAATGCAGAAATTCAGTTTTTAAGGCttaactttgaaaaatcataactaaATCTTCAGTTAATACGAAACCTTCAAATTTAAATCCTAACAACTGCTCTTGTTAAAGTTTACTCAGATTTTAATCTCATACCATTTCGATCACTAGCAAATTACTAGGCCGTCATCAAAGTAACCATTCTATTTTGAAAACCAGTTTCTTAATAATAGTTCAGTCTTTTAGGCCCTAATTCTTCAAAAATTCTCAATCCAGTGTCAAATATATCGAATGACTATCTTAGTCTCAACCATTTATACATAATCAGTCAAAACCACAATCCCCTACTAATCTCAAGTCACTTTCACAGCCATAGCAATATACCAAACAACCATTTCAACAACCAACAATCAATAATTCAATCATCTATCACAGCACCAAGCACAATTGCAATCACAATCCAACATTcatataatcaattaattacTCACAGCTATTAATACTATTTGCAGTTATTCAGTAAACCTTGTTGGCATtcctaaattaaaatcattttaaacCCCCTACCTCGATGTCGCGATTAAAAGAACCCGGAGGCTGGATTATAGCGAGGCAGCTGGCTGGACCAATACTAGCTATGCAACAGTCTCAATCAAGATAGCAGCGGCGTTAGCTCCCACAACAGTGATCATGGTTGCAACGAAGCGGAGATTTCAAATTCAATAGAATCGAAAACAGAAGCGGCTCTGGAAATTTAAAACAGAGCACAAGccaaatttgaattaaaacaagaaCAAGCAGTTTAATAAGAAATCGGCAGAATAGAGCGTGCAATTGGAGCAGAAATAAGGGGAAAAGGCTAACCCAGGCCAATGGATGTTGAACCTAAGTATAGCGGAAGCAGGGCAGCAGCGATTCCTAGCAGCACCCCGCGGTGGTTCCAGCAGCAGCAACATCCCGCCAGTGGCTCCATGGAGACAAGCTCCAACAAACATAACATAGTCAAGAACATCAGAGGTAGATACTGGGTATTTACAGAGCAGTAAAGGttcagagatggtggttctCATGGCTAGGGTTTAACTGACTCACCACTATTGATGGCGGCGACCAAAGATTCCGGCAGCGGCAGCGGCAGAGGAATGGTCCCTCCACGGTGCGTCACTCTCTCACACACGTCTCATCCTCTTCCTCTGTGACAGCATCAACGAAACCTCTTCTCCCATGTTCGTTTCCCCCGCTGCGGTGGTAGCGGCTTCCCCTAAAAGCAGCGCTGGCGATGGAACTTCCCTCCTTCACGCGGTGCTTCTCTACTTCGATCACCCTCTCCTCTATAACGGCTAGGGTTTGGTGGTGTGGCGGTCAGAAAGCGGCGACGGTGGCTGTGTTCATCACCGGCAACGCCTCTTCCTTCACTTCCCCTGTCCTCTCCTTCTCATCCTCTGGCTCCCTTTGGTTCGGACTCTCCCTCTCCGTCACTCCCACTCTAATTTTGGCTTCCCCTTTTATTTTGCTGTCAACGTATATATGATATACATTCTTTTGAAGATAAATGGTAAGAATGGGTAAACGTGGGGTTATAAGGAGGAGATGAGTATACCGGTGCGTGTGTGTGTTTAATTGGTTAGGGAGGACACGTATTAGATACTAACAGTACGTATAAAATAAGAAACATAAGACTAAGAAAAATATATACgagtaatttaataattttacaaaaCATTTATGAGAGgataataatttagaatttaaatataATGCTATAAAAATTACTTTCAAAGCGCATaagattttatttatcaatatatCAATGAGCTcaaacaattatttttaatttaaactatAGAATAAACATACTAAttacattttataaaatataatttaaactcagtactaattattcaaattaaatgatataaccttttatatttttctatcacagaaactttaatttcaatttacaaaatatctaattataataaaattacttaaactttaagtatttataaaaatctaTTTAATCATTCCTAATAAATAAATCTCCTAGAGCtcaaagtaataaaataaaccataatttattcataatagaaattagaaattacttaaattaaattatataatacttCCATCACTAAATTTTATTTCCAAAGCATATgaaataactaattataaaaattacataagaatattaattaacataaactccAAATATTAATAGAATAAATCGTAACTTTTTCAGGATAAAAGTTACTTAAATTAATTGTacaattctttcttatttttcaattactaaaattatacaaaatattttattataataagattactttaaaatattaattgattcaaaataaaactatctccgaatctatttaattagttctaataaaataatttctaaaattataaagtttaaactcaataaggtaaaatcacaatttatttatatttagattttttcaAAAATGCGGGATGTTACAGATACTATGTGAACTTCAACTTCCTCTGTAAACTCAGATTTCAGTTTAATTGTGAACTTCCTCTGTTTGTTGGTTAGCATGACTATCAAAAAATCTGTTTGTTGGTTAGCATGAGAAATAAATAATCTGTTTATTGGTTAGCAGATTTCTGTTTGTTGGTTAGCATGAGAAATAAATAATCTGAAAATTAACTGGCTGGTTTGCAGATTTCTGTTTGTTGGTTTGCAGCTCAATTTCTGTTTGTTGCTCAATTTCTGTTTGTAGCTCAATTTCTGTTTGTTTGTAATTGATGGGTGAAAGTTTAGTGTTTTGTGATTATTGGTTAATCTTTTGGTTTGGTGTTCTCTCTTTTCCAGATTTTCCTCCTCTTGTATTTCTGCATGTTGCTGAATTGGTAATCAATAAATTTGCCTTTTTGCTATAAATCGGGACTTTACTAGgatttgttaaatttgttgcttgttgctgaatttgttgCTTCCCAGTCACAGCATCAAAAGAGAAGCCGGTAAATAAGGTTTTAAACTGTGAAATCATGTGTTGTTGCTTGAATTTTAGGAGAAAGAGCAATGTAATGTATTCCTATTTATGATTCCATAAGACCAAGGTTAAATTAACAATTCAGGTGGAGTTGAGTTTTGTTTATGAGTAATTAAATGCACGAAACAAGAATAGGATTGCTAATTAAATTTGGAATTTCTGATTAGTGACTTTTTAAGGTGCTGTTGTTGTTATGCTGCTGTTTTGTTATGGCACTGTTGTTGTTATGCTGCTGTTTTGTAATGTTTGTTGCTGAATGCTACTCTGTTTTCATTGTGTTGTAATTGTTGGTTTTGCTTTGATTTGTAGTTGCTGGTTGTGTTGGTTTTGCTAGCTTTGTTTGTAATTGTTGGGTGAAGATTTAGTGTTTTGTAATTGCTGGCTTTGTTTTCTAATTGCTGGCTTTAGCGGAAGAAATTAGAGGGGCTGGATGAGAAGACATTGATGCCTCAGAAGACACCACCACCATCAACATATTAATAAGATTATATGAATTTGATCGATGACATTTAATGTAgtcttttaaatttgaaaactattttaatatttatgttatactataattatattttagcatgtttatttataatttatttattattttattttaaaatagtttttccGGTTGAATTACCGGTTAGACCGGTTGAACTAGTGAACCAGTAAACTAGTAGGTAGAACAGTTTGATGACCGGTCCGATTTTCCGAAccttgatttttatataatggGCCGGTCCGATCTAATTTGTTCGGTCCAATGGTctgattttaaattaaattctttaaaattaatattaaaatttataaaatttaattttgtgaattttacaCAAGTTACCTGTTTTTTGCGCTTTcatcatttctttttcttcgtaTCATATTACACAAAGAACATGGCAAGCATAGATAATATTACATCTCACATAAAAGCTTGGACCTACTCGAAATATGGCAATATTAGTTTGATCAAACTGTAGCAATACCG is a window encoding:
- the LOC130945858 gene encoding histidine kinase 4-like, whose protein sequence is MNRTCETYKNRETDEVVGTLELGLNSKIYVKKLNMEDLPSSFRGLKAIVVDGKPVRAAVTGYYLTRLGIQVKVANHIKKAVSLCEKNGSLTSGLFQPDIVFVEKDSWFSREHGIFNIWQLDWKQNGYMLKIPQMILLATNISNAEFNKFSYLSCLEFLCLRIIYYFDKFVNLLSDI